One genomic segment of Borrelia coriaceae includes these proteins:
- a CDS encoding ribonuclease H family protein — protein MKKYYACILNDKEKMIFTSWEECKKTITGQKNKIKSFKTKEEAKNWLSRDGKRDVYPTGIYFDSGTGRGKGVEIKVVNEKGISIINKVIDQNLINEHNNYYVKNFDGISNNYGELLGLYIALKIALQEEQKKIFGDSKLVIDYWSKGFFNKNLNTNTIKLIQNVTKLRHIFEEKGGEVLLISGDNNIADLGFHKK, from the coding sequence ATGAAAAAATATTATGCATGCATATTAAACGACAAGGAAAAAATGATCTTTACATCTTGGGAAGAATGCAAAAAAACAATTACAGGACAAAAAAATAAAATAAAAAGCTTCAAAACAAAAGAAGAGGCAAAAAATTGGCTCTCAAGAGATGGAAAAAGAGACGTTTACCCAACAGGAATATACTTTGACTCTGGCACTGGAAGAGGCAAAGGAGTCGAAATTAAAGTTGTTAATGAAAAAGGAATATCCATAATAAATAAGGTAATCGATCAAAATCTAATTAATGAGCATAACAATTATTATGTCAAAAATTTTGATGGGATTAGCAACAATTATGGCGAACTCTTAGGATTATATATAGCGCTCAAGATAGCACTACAAGAAGAGCAAAAAAAAATATTTGGAGACAGTAAACTTGTAATTGACTATTGGTCTAAAGGATTTTTCAACAAAAACTTAAACACAAATACTATCAAATTAATTCAAAATGTGACTAAATTAAGACATATTTTCGAGGAAAAAGGGGGAGAAGTATTATTGATATCAGGAGATAACAATATCGCAGATCTTGGTTTTCACAAAAAGTAA
- the arcA gene encoding arginine deiminase has translation MQYSKPINVFSEIGRLKRVLLHRPGGELENLTPSIMKRLLFDDIPYLEVARQEHDAFADILRNNGVEVVYIEDLMSETISKCDGIKEQFISQFILEAGIRTENKTKALKDYFYNMSVEDMILKMIAGITRDDLTHYKSNSLNSLVNSEYPLIVDPMPNMLFTRDPFASVGHGITINRMQTRTRRRETIFAEYIFKYHPIYRDNVPIWYTRDEDTALEGGDELVLSREVLAIGVSERTESESVEKVARNLFEQKTSFNTILAFQIPQSRAYMHLDTVFTQIDHNTFTSFTSDDMKFTIYALTYDFGSGSIKVKSEKAKLEDILGFYLGCKANIIKCAGGDLIHGAREQWNDGANTLAIAPGEVVVYSRNHVTNRLLEEFGIKVYIIPSSELSRGRGGPRCMSMPLIREDI, from the coding sequence ATGCAATATTCAAAACCAATAAATGTATTTTCAGAAATAGGTCGTTTAAAGAGGGTTTTGCTACATAGGCCAGGGGGGGAATTAGAAAACCTAACTCCTTCAATAATGAAGCGGTTATTGTTTGATGATATTCCTTATCTTGAAGTGGCGAGGCAAGAACATGATGCTTTTGCGGATATTTTAAGGAATAATGGAGTTGAGGTTGTTTATATTGAGGATTTAATGAGTGAGACTATTTCTAAGTGTGATGGTATTAAAGAACAGTTTATATCTCAATTTATTCTTGAAGCAGGGATTAGGACTGAAAATAAGACTAAAGCTTTGAAAGATTATTTTTATAATATGTCTGTTGAAGATATGATTTTAAAGATGATAGCTGGGATTACAAGGGATGATCTTACGCATTATAAATCTAATTCTCTGAATTCTTTAGTAAACAGTGAATATCCTTTAATTGTTGATCCTATGCCCAATATGCTTTTTACAAGAGATCCTTTTGCGAGTGTTGGTCATGGTATAACAATAAATAGGATGCAAACTAGGACTAGACGTAGGGAAACAATATTTGCAGAATATATTTTTAAATATCATCCTATTTATAGAGACAATGTTCCTATATGGTATACTAGGGATGAAGATACTGCGCTGGAGGGGGGGGATGAGTTAGTTTTAAGTCGGGAAGTTTTAGCCATTGGTGTTTCTGAGAGAACAGAATCTGAATCTGTTGAAAAAGTAGCCCGCAACCTTTTTGAACAAAAAACATCTTTTAATACTATTTTAGCTTTTCAAATTCCTCAAAGTAGGGCTTATATGCATTTAGATACGGTTTTTACCCAAATAGATCATAATACTTTTACAAGTTTTACTAGTGATGATATGAAATTTACAATTTATGCTTTGACTTATGATTTTGGTTCTGGCAGTATTAAGGTTAAAAGTGAAAAGGCTAAATTGGAAGATATTTTAGGATTCTATCTTGGATGTAAGGCTAATATAATAAAGTGTGCTGGAGGAGATTTGATTCATGGGGCAAGGGAACAGTGGAATGATGGTGCTAACACTTTGGCAATAGCACCTGGGGAAGTAGTAGTTTATTCTAGAAATCATGTAACTAATAGGTTGCTAGAAGAATTTGGGATTAAGGTTTATATAATTCCCTCTAGTGAGCTTTCACGAGGAAGGGGAGGACCTAGATGTATGTCTATGCCTTTGATAAGGGAAGATATTTAG